Proteins encoded in a region of the Acidobacteriota bacterium genome:
- a CDS encoding nuclear transport factor 2 family protein, with protein sequence MTIRLLTLLLLGVVLPSQSPQSVADELLAADRAASVAGAKTTVIPALTAMFAPDVAMQAPVVGFARGLAAATEALRGNPDNIDGRIEWLPVRSGIAADGLHGFTFGFMTLRRPDGTTVPVKYLAYWVKRDGRWEVAAYKRRLGPAGDVNTTVLAPSLPAQLQPVASDAATLAGHRQSLIAAEQAFSDEAQMIGIGAAFAKYGSADAMNMGGPNDAIFVMGADAIGKAVGGTEPSSTSPVNWSADSAIVASSGDLGVTFGYIRQNAPAGTSPAQPPVPFFTIWRRANPTAPWRYVAE encoded by the coding sequence ATGACGATCCGACTGCTGACCCTGTTACTGCTTGGCGTGGTTCTGCCATCCCAGTCTCCGCAGTCCGTGGCCGACGAACTGCTGGCCGCCGACCGCGCGGCCTCGGTCGCCGGCGCGAAGACCACGGTGATACCCGCGCTGACCGCCATGTTTGCGCCAGACGTGGCGATGCAGGCGCCCGTAGTGGGATTTGCCAGAGGGCTCGCAGCGGCGACGGAAGCGTTGCGCGGCAACCCAGACAACATCGATGGCCGCATCGAGTGGTTACCGGTTCGCAGCGGCATTGCGGCCGATGGCCTCCACGGCTTCACCTTCGGATTCATGACACTGCGACGGCCAGACGGCACGACCGTGCCGGTCAAGTATCTGGCCTATTGGGTGAAGCGCGACGGGCGATGGGAAGTGGCGGCTTACAAACGCCGGCTGGGTCCCGCCGGCGACGTCAACACAACCGTGCTCGCACCATCACTGCCGGCGCAATTGCAACCCGTCGCCTCGGACGCGGCCACACTCGCCGGCCATCGCCAGAGCCTGATCGCGGCGGAGCAGGCATTCTCCGACGAGGCGCAGATGATCGGCATCGGCGCCGCGTTCGCGAAATACGGCTCGGCCGACGCCATGAACATGGGCGGGCCGAACGACGCGATCTTTGTGATGGGCGCGGACGCGATTGGCAAGGCGGTTGGTGGCACTGAACCGTCGAGCACCAGTCCCGTTAACTGGTCTGCCGACTCAGCCATCGTCGCCTCAAGCGGCGACCTCGGTGTCACGTTCGGCTACATCCGGCAAAACGCTCCAGCGGGCACGTCCCCTGCTCAGCCGCCGGTCCCGTTCTTCACGATCTGGCGACGCGCGAATCCGACGGCGCCGTGGCGGTACGTCGCGGAGTAG
- a CDS encoding DUF3052 family protein: MAGYSGKTLVQKIGLKPGHQLALAGEPDGFLKELAPLPDDVVVVTGGNKPLDCVILFAHEARTLESRIVRWKARLAPAGMMWIAWPKKASKVVTDVTEALVRSTGLGAGLVDVKICAVNDVWSGLKFVRRLKDR; this comes from the coding sequence ATGGCCGGTTACAGTGGGAAAACGCTCGTGCAGAAGATTGGCCTCAAGCCAGGGCACCAGCTTGCATTGGCCGGTGAGCCTGACGGCTTCCTCAAGGAACTGGCTCCCCTGCCCGACGATGTGGTCGTTGTCACCGGAGGCAACAAGCCGCTCGACTGCGTCATCTTGTTTGCGCACGAGGCCCGCACGCTTGAATCGAGGATCGTCCGCTGGAAGGCTCGATTGGCCCCGGCCGGAATGATGTGGATCGCGTGGCCGAAGAAGGCGTCGAAAGTTGTCACCGACGTCACCGAGGCATTGGTGCGCAGCACCGGGCTCGGCGCGGGCCTGGTTGACGTGAAGATCTGCGCCGTTAATGACGTCTGGTCGGGCCTCAAATTCGTGCGTCGGCTCAAGGACCGATGA